A segment of the Agrobacterium tumefaciens genome:
AGTGCCGGGCGCCTGCCGACGCAGACGGGTCTGCGGTTTTTCGTTGACGCCTTCATGCAGGTCGGCGATCTGCCGGAAGATCAGCGTGCCAGTATCGACCGTCAGATCGGCCCCATGTCGGGCCAGGAGCAGCCGCTCGACGGATTGCTGACCGAAGCAAGCCGCATGCTATCTGGCATGTCGCGTGGTGCCGGATTGGTGTTGACCGCCAAAAACGACGTCATATTGAAGCATGTCGAGTTCATACGGCTTGAGCCGACGAAGGCGCTTGCCGTGCTGGTCGGTGATCACAACCAGGTCGAAAACCGGATCATCGAATTGCCGGCGGGAATTTCGTCCTCGCAGCTCACGGAAGCCGCAAACTTCATCAACGCCCATCTTGGCGGGCAGACATTGCAGGAACTGAGGAGCCAGTTTCAGATCCACAAGGCGGAGCTCCAGACAGAGCTCGGCCAGCTCGCGCAGGATCTGGTCGAACGGGGACTGGCGATATGGGCTGGTGATAATGAGGATGGCAAGCTTGGCCGTCTCATTGTTCGTGGCCGCTCCAACCTGCTGGAGGGCCTTGCGGGGGAAGAGGATATCGATCGTGTCCGCATGTTGTTCGATGATCTCGAGCGCAAGGAAAACCTCATCGAGATCCTCAATCTGGCCGAGAGCGGTTCGGGTGTGCGTATTTTCATTGGCTCGGAAAACAAGCTCTTTTCGCTTTCCGGCTCGTCG
Coding sequences within it:
- the hrcA gene encoding heat-inducible transcriptional repressor HrcA, encoding MGFSAPLSRDQASLLDERSREIFRRIVEGYLETGEPLGSRSLSRLLPMSLSPASVRNVMSDLEELGLIYSPHISAGRLPTQTGLRFFVDAFMQVGDLPEDQRASIDRQIGPMSGQEQPLDGLLTEASRMLSGMSRGAGLVLTAKNDVILKHVEFIRLEPTKALAVLVGDHNQVENRIIELPAGISSSQLTEAANFINAHLGGQTLQELRSQFQIHKAELQTELGQLAQDLVERGLAIWAGDNEDGKLGRLIVRGRSNLLEGLAGEEDIDRVRMLFDDLERKENLIEILNLAESGSGVRIFIGSENKLFSLSGSSLIVAPYRDEENRVVGAVGVIGPTRLNYARIVPMVDYTAQIMARLSRKTR